DNA from Megalops cyprinoides isolate fMegCyp1 chromosome 14, fMegCyp1.pri, whole genome shotgun sequence:
GATACACAATGTGGATACAGTAATCTTatatgggagaaaaaaacaaactggtCTATTTGGGACTGCCTAGGCCTCCGGCTGCAGGGCCGGCGTGCTTCAGATGCATGCGCCTGTATAGGTTTGGCGAATTGCTCATTCACAAGCAAAAGCGCCATGAACCCCACGAGAAAGCGTCCCCTGAAGGCGTGGAGGTTTCTGGACAAACCGTTTTTCTCTGACCCAATACACCCTTGTCAACATCTCAGTCCTGAGTTTACAATCTGACCAGTGAGTATATATTGACCTTCTCTCCAATGTATGGTAACTGAAAATCTATGTATACAAGCAAATCCATACTTCTCCACTCTGCTTCAAAACACATTGATAGGATTCACAGTTTGTATAAGACAAATACATcgcaaataaaatatttatcaaagcaGACCTGGATAAACAGATCACACACAATTAGActtcagaaatatgttgtttattgttgtgCAGAATCACAACATCAAtcacaatattatttttaatacttaCATTTTATCAGTGCAGACAAAACATCAGCCGAAACATTTAAAACCCATGTCAACGTTTAAACAGAAGatatccattttaaatgaaatagtCCATAAATACGTTCAGACATGTCCTTGCattcatgaaacaaaataacagaTAATAGGACCTTTTCAGTTTGCTAACATTTGGATGCTCCTTCAGAACAGTCACATAAAGATgacacatgacatgacatgacacaatgacatcaggaaaaaatgaatacgTGTAACCAGTTATGCTTTATACACATTTCATTCTTAAAACTGTTTCCAGCTCTTTTATACATTGGTCTGAAATAACATCCTCTTGGTACTAGCAACACTGCAAAATGTATGTATCACTACCCAACAGAAAAGCATAACCACCGAAATAGTTCTTGACAGACCTCTGAGAGATTAACTGTCTATTTGGGCTTTAtgtgacatttgacatttggaATACTGAGAGAAACTTACTTTGATTCTTCTCACTTCCATAAACTTACCATAAGGGAATCACTGAGAGCCATGGCTTATATTCCTTAAATTGATaaaccaaaaatatttaatgttctAGAGtctattttttccttttccaggaAAGCAACAGCCACACAAAATATGACAGTATGTTAGAAAGAGCCTACAGTATTGACAGCAGATACGTCACCACACGTAATAGAGACTGCTTTCCAGATGAATCCAGAACCTTCCAGCTAGTTCACAGGACACTCAGACCAGATTAGACAAGTTAAAGATCACTAAACCTGGTAGATCCAGGCAAGCACACAGCTAGAAGACAGCACTGGCTGCAGTTTATCACAGGGAGGGAGATGCCACTCAGAAGATTTGCTGCTCGAAAAGGATTTTCTCAAAACCATGTGGAGGGGAGTGGTAGAAGTCGCTGAACTGGCAGTCTATTATGGCACTGTCATCCACTGCAACAGAAGGGGTAGACAGGTAAGAGAAGGCAAACTGCTAAATGTTCAACACAGCAAGTATTACCACCCTCACTAAGCAGTCAGCCCAGAGAGATGCGCTTGAATGATAATTAATGACATGGAAATGAACCCCATGATCCCCCaataaaacatactgtaactCTCTAATGCTCCCTATCCTGATGGGATGGGGAGAATTAATGGGAGcccttaatcttttttttttactcttagCCAACAACTGATGTTGTATAACACAAGGCAAAGTGTTTACAACGAAGTACAAATTGTGGTTTTTGATGGAAgacttctgttctgttcctgtATTTGCAAGCATATATCACCCCCTAGTGGccattattattgtaaatatgaTAAGTACAGAAAAGGACAGTACACCAAAAGTGGTTTAACTAAAAACTGGTAAGCATCCAGGTGCATGATGTACTTACCATATACAACAGGGAAAACTGTTCCACGGATTCCTGAGGCTGGGCAGTGCATATTCTTTCCATTCAGATATAAATTCAGCTCCACGTGGTCATATGTTATgccctaaaaataaaatgttaagaaatgaaaaaagattaaGAATTGTTTAACCAGAAGATGAGAGTGCAAATTAACGATCTCTGAATTTTGTAATAAAACTTGTGGACAGTGCTCTTAAGAAACCCAGACCCAGTCCCAGCCATCTTGAAGCCCCCACTCTGGGAACCCTTTTCTAATCCTAGTTCCCCAAACTCACCACAATGTCTCCCTCCTGCGGCAGACTGTTGGCGGGCAGGCGGTTCTTCTCCTCGTTGTTGTGGTACACAGAGCCGTCGTGCCTCAGGACCAGGCTGTGGATGTCCCGTCCCATGGGAATCTGGTTCAGGTTCACCTTCTGGGTGGCCACACCCATGCCCCACACACCTACAGGACATGGAAGTTGCCTGTGAGCTGAAGGCATGTGACTGCACTCATGATACTTGCTCCGGGAGGTCATCACACATGTCATCATGCTGCATTTGAACCAATACCTGTAGCTTTGGAGGGGGTCTGCACTTATAGGAGCTAACAGCTACTGCATAAGTGCTTACCCTGTTCAACATAACACTGATTAGGAAAAAAGCCTCACAGAAGCTAGGCTGCATGTCCCTCTGTGCATAAGTCCTATTAATTCAAAATCCAGACTGAATCAGTCATTATATTAATAAGTAATGACAACAAAATCCAGCCA
Protein-coding regions in this window:
- the LOC118788794 gene encoding SPRY domain-containing protein 7-like isoform X1, whose translation is MAAVFTCCLGCYGDGGSGRVPLKEMPAVQLDTRHMGTDVVIVKSGRRICGTGGCLANAPLHQNKSYFEFKIQSTGVWGMGVATQKVNLNQIPMGRDIHSLVLRHDGSVYHNNEEKNRLPANSLPQEGDIVGITYDHVELNLYLNGKNMHCPASGIRGTVFPVVYVDDSAIIDCQFSDFYHSPPHGFEKILFEQQIF
- the LOC118788794 gene encoding SPRY domain-containing protein 7-like isoform X2 encodes the protein MEQAEGTFLLKTVTHTDHFSPAQYRADVSSSGSGTDVVIVKSGRRICGTGGCLANAPLHQNKSYFEFKIQSTGVWGMGVATQKVNLNQIPMGRDIHSLVLRHDGSVYHNNEEKNRLPANSLPQEGDIVGITYDHVELNLYLNGKNMHCPASGIRGTVFPVVYVDDSAIIDCQFSDFYHSPPHGFEKILFEQQIF